Proteins from a single region of Budorcas taxicolor isolate Tak-1 chromosome 7, Takin1.1, whole genome shotgun sequence:
- the LOC128051290 gene encoding olfactory receptor 2T12-like — MENTNDTTGVNFILLGLLNYTQTHLFFFSVVLMTFLTSLMSNIFMIMLIHVDSRLCTQMYFLLSQLSLLDVMLVLTVVPKMVGNYLMHIRSISPAGCGAQIFLFVTLEGGECFLLAAMAYDLYAAICHPLRYPILMNQKLCLRMTAGSWLLGGVDGLMQAGVTLSFPYCHSREINHFFCEAPSLVRLACTDTVIFEFFMYVCYVLMLLIPVSFILASYGLILITVLRMHSAEARKKAFATCCSHLAVVGFFFGTIIFIYMRPKSYRSVAHE; from the coding sequence ATGGAAAATACAAACGACACCACGGGAGTAAACTTCATTCTTTTAGGGCTCCTTAACTACACACAAACCCATCTATTCTTCTTTTCTGTGGTGCTCATGACCTTCCTCACCTCCCTGATGAGCAATATCTTCATGATCATGCTCATTCACGTGGATTCCCGGCTGTGCACACAGATGTACTTCCTGCTTAGCCAGCTCTCCCTCTTGGACGTGATGCTGGTCCTCACTGTTGTTCCCAAAATGGTAGGCAACTACCTGATGCACATCAGGTCTATCTCTCCTGCTGGCTGTGGTGCCCAGATCTTCCTGTTTGTCACTCTGGAAGGGGGCGAGTGCTTTCTCTTAGCGGCCATGGCCTATGACCTCTATGCGGCTATATGTCATCCCCTGAGATACCCAATCCTCATGAATCAGAAGCTCTGCTTGCGCATGACAGCCGGCTCCTGGCTTTTGGGAGGGGTGGATGGGCTGATGCAGGCTGGTGTCACCCTGAGCTTCCCTTACTGCCACTCTCGAGAAATCAATCACTTCTTTTGTGAGGCACCGTCGCTTGTTCGCCTTGCCTGTACAGACACCGTGATTTTCGAATTTTTCATGTACGTCTGCTACGTCCTGATGCTTTTGATCCCAGTGTCTTTCATTTTGGCTTCCTACGGTCTCATCCTGATCACTGTGCTCCGCATGCATTCTGCTGAAGCCAGGAAGAAAGCTTTTGCTACTTGTTGCTCCCACCTGGCTGTTGTGGGGTTTTTCTTTGGCACCATCATATTTATCTACATGCGGCCCAAATCCTACCGTTCAGTGGCTCATGAATAG